TCGTCGCCGTGCTCGAGCGGGCCGACGACTTCAGTACTGCGACCACCGAGCTGTGGATGCCCGTCGAACGCGACCCGGGCTGACCCGGGCAGACCCAACCTGATCAGCCTTCGGTCTGTCGCTGTTCCTGCTCCAGCCGGTCCAGATGCAGGTCGGCGGAGAGGAAGTCGGCGGACTCCGGCAGGATCAGGTGCAGTTGGGTGATGGGGGAGATCGACACCCGACCCTCCGAGAGCACCAGGTCGAGGACGTGGCCACCGCGGGCCCGGGCGTCGTCGACGTAGTGCAGGTGGTAACCGACCACCGAGATGCCGGCCTCGAACTTCGGGGTCCGGAAGCCGACGACGGTGCCGGTGGTCGCCGTCAACGACGACTCCGTCTGGTGCGCGGTGACCTCGACGAACGGCACGTACGGCTGGTGCTGCTCGCTGACGGTCCGGGTGCGGACCGCGGTGAAGGTGCCGTCGACACGGACCGCGACAGAAGCGTTCTCGCCGCCGGAGGCGGCATCGATCCGCGCCTCCAGGGCGTCGAGGGTCATCGGCCCGGTGACGTCGAAGGCAATCCGATCGTGGAAGCGGGTGACGGCGGCGAACGGCGTGTGCGCGGCGCCGTCGGCCGGGGTGACCGTGCCGTCGCTGCGCAGGTGATGGCAGACGCCGTCGAGGACCACCATCTCGCCGTCGAGATGGTTGAAGGTGCCCAGCCCGAAGTCGCCGTGCCGCAGCAACTGCTCGACGGTGACGTCTCCGTCGTAGATCCCGGCGAGAAGCGCTGCGAAGGTCGAGGTCTGGTACACCGAATAGTCGTCGCGGTGGTCGACCTGCAGCTCTGTTGATGTCATTGCGCCATCCAACACCGTGCGTACCGCCGGGCCGATGTGACCACCCGTTGCGGAGGGCGACATCCGGCTGACTCCTTGACAGGTGCAGAGGACATCCTGCAGCCTTGGTAGGTCGACCAACCAGAGAGCGAGCCAAAGGGGAGTGCATGACGGACAAGCGCTCCGACATCGTCGCAGCGTCCGTCGAACTGGTGCAGCAGGACGGCCTTGCCGGGTTGACCCAGCCCCGGGTGGCCCGGCGGATCGGGCTGCGGCAGAGCCACATCACGTACTACTTCCCGACGCGGGACGACCTGGTGGCGGCCGTGGCTGCGTCGGCCGTGGAGCGACGGATCGGGGCTCTCGCCCGGATGCTCTCGGCGCCGACGGTCGAGGAGAAGATCGGCGTGCTGGTCTCTGTGCTGCTCGATCCCGGGCAGACCCGGGTACTGCTCGCGCTCACCCAGATCGCGGACACCACGCCCGAGCTGCGGTCGCACTTCGGGGCCCTCGCCGCCGGTATCGGACCGATCGCCGCCGATCTGCTGTCGGCCGCAGGTGCCGAGGTCTCGGCCGAGGCGATCGCGCTCCTGCAGACCACCTCGACCGGGTTGGCCGTCGTCGCCCTGGCCAACGGCGCAGGCGACGAACGCACCACCATCCTGCTTCTCCACCGACTCGTGCACTCCTTCCCTTCCCGACAGACGGACAAGGACCCGACGTGATCCGACTCAAGCCCTCCACCGCCGGCCGCCAGTACGCGGGGTGGACCCCCGACAGCGTGGCCATGTCCGGACTCGGAAGCAGAACGCTTGCCGATCAACGTATCCCGGTGGACGGTGACATCACACTGCATGCGGACGTGTACGTGCCGAAGGTCGACGGGCGCTACCCGGCGGTGGTGTCGTTCGGCGCGTACTCGACGGAGCTGCACACCGCCGGTGCACCGACCGGCAGCAACGAGATCGGTTCCCCACCGGTGTTCACCGACCGGGGGTACTGCCCGGTGATCGTCGAGCGCCGCGGCATGGGCCGCTCCGGTGGCGAGCAGGGCCCGTTCTTCGGGGTGCAGGACATCGACGACCACGAGGCGGTGATCGCCTGGGCGGCCGGTCAGCCGTGGTGCAACGGCGAGGTGGTGCTGTTCGGCACCTCCTACTACGGCATGACCCAGCCGATGGTCGCCGCACGTCGTCCACCGGCGCTGAAGGCATTCTTCGCCAACGAGATCTGCACCGATCCGTACCGGCACATCATCAACTTCGGCGGAGTGCCCGGGCTCTACTTCATGGATCTGTGGATGGGGGCCAACTTCACCGAGAAGATGCAGGATCTGCGGGTCAGCCCGCAGAAGCGTGCGCTGCTCAGCCATCTCACCAACGGCCCGATGCACCCGCTGCTGGAGAAGGTGGTGCACCGCAAGGTCGACGACCTCTTCACCCACTTCATGTCGGCCACGCCGGTCGAGTCGGTGCGGCGCACCTTCGTGGACTGGGTGTTCGACGCGAAGACGAGGGAGGCGGGTCTGGTGGCCGAAGGTGTCGGTGACCATCTCGGCCACATCGATGTGCCCTTCGTGGTGGTGCAGAACCTGGGTTACTTCAACCTGCACCAGTTCGGCAGCTACGAACTCTTCGAAAAGGCCGGGACCCCGGCGGACCGGAAATGGATGATCCTCGGGCCCGCGGAGTACCTGCTCCCGGTGTACTCCTGGCAGGAGGAGGCATTGGCGTTCTTCGACCACGTCCTGCGATCCACCGACAACGGCTACGACGGACAGGCGCCCGTTCGCTTCTGGGTCGAGGGTGCCGAGACCTTCGACACCTCGGCGACGTTCCCCCCGCCGTCCGCGCGGATGCAGCGGCTGTACCTGGCGTCC
This region of Nakamurella alba genomic DNA includes:
- a CDS encoding CocE/NonD family hydrolase translates to MDGDITLHADVYVPKVDGRYPAVVSFGAYSTELHTAGAPTGSNEIGSPPVFTDRGYCPVIVERRGMGRSGGEQGPFFGVQDIDDHEAVIAWAAGQPWCNGEVVLFGTSYYGMTQPMVAARRPPALKAFFANEICTDPYRHIINFGGVPGLYFMDLWMGANFTEKMQDLRVSPQKRALLSHLTNGPMHPLLEKVVHRKVDDLFTHFMSATPVESVRRTFVDWVFDAKTREAGLVAEGVGDHLGHIDVPFVVVQNLGYFNLHQFGSYELFEKAGTPADRKWMILGPAEYLLPVYSWQEEALAFFDHVLRSTDNGYDGQAPVRFWVEGAETFDTSATFPPPSARMQRLYLASGGVLSDVEPEAGSDSWIGIPIGLPVIGGLDEIEHQLLTFELPVEDDTELAGAVTADLTFSCNEIDSYVIARLSRIDAEGIRHHLSMGAVRPTAASADPGRGSSVEIAHDTGRRQALTPGEPVHLRFSLTPVPVRLQAGDRLRLDVGSRSDLLRQSPADGYVQFDLPVPPYLCRNTLHFGGASWIEVDRIRPARAANLSTRPGR
- the budA gene encoding acetolactate decarboxylase; protein product: MTSTELQVDHRDDYSVYQTSTFAALLAGIYDGDVTVEQLLRHGDFGLGTFNHLDGEMVVLDGVCHHLRSDGTVTPADGAAHTPFAAVTRFHDRIAFDVTGPMTLDALEARIDAASGGENASVAVRVDGTFTAVRTRTVSEQHQPYVPFVEVTAHQTESSLTATTGTVVGFRTPKFEAGISVVGYHLHYVDDARARGGHVLDLVLSEGRVSISPITQLHLILPESADFLSADLHLDRLEQEQRQTEG
- a CDS encoding TetR/AcrR family transcriptional regulator; translation: MTDKRSDIVAASVELVQQDGLAGLTQPRVARRIGLRQSHITYYFPTRDDLVAAVAASAVERRIGALARMLSAPTVEEKIGVLVSVLLDPGQTRVLLALTQIADTTPELRSHFGALAAGIGPIAADLLSAAGAEVSAEAIALLQTTSTGLAVVALANGAGDERTTILLLHRLVHSFPSRQTDKDPT